One Streptomyces sp. SAI-135 DNA segment encodes these proteins:
- a CDS encoding Tat pathway signal sequence domain protein, translating to MSPIPRRSILKAAAVAGAAAQFSWALGAKDVQAAPGAAEADDSPVTLDWLEDGGLGAAPGSTVGVPWPKGVFQEGQKFAVRDADGKAVPVQSWPIAYWPDGSLKWTAHAVSSGNGKLSLSAGDAAVPDKKVTVDQGGGAITVSTGVITVKIGRSGATLVKSVTRGSTEIARNGRLVLIRQPEIEDEDQGTVKTERFEGAVSAVTVEQSGPVRAVVRIDGKHRKGDRSWLPFSIRLYFYAGADSFRMVHTITYDGTQEPGKASGDFIRGLGVRFDVPMRDQSYDRHIRIGGEGTGLLREAVKGITGLRRDPGIAVQEAQYAGKKLPDPSTWDQRVTTRLQYIPEWGDYTLSQLSADGFTVRKRTKKGHGWIGAGGGRRASGFGYVGGASGGFSFGLRDFWERHPSQLDIRDAQTDEAEVTLWLWSPEAQPMDLRFYHDGMGQDTFAEQLEGLNITYEDYEPEFGTPYGIARTSELLFWANESTPSPEALAQQVEAVRVLPQLAAPPRQLIKAKVFGPGLYSEPDRSTPAKAKIEDHLDFLFTYYKDQVEQRRWYGFWDHGDIMHTYDTVRHQWRYDIGGYAWDNSELSPDLWLWFAYLRSGRADIFRFAESMTRHTGEVDVYHLGKWAGLGTRHGVQHYADSAKQQRIANTTYRRYYYFLTADERVGDLMHANVDSDETFLVLDPLRKVRTDPYTPDRHALSVGFGTDWSGLVSAWLTEWERKGPKWEKAKARVLSTMEGIAAQPNGFVQGSGLYDLDTGRFAVAATPVVGVSHLSAVFGLNELCAELIDLVDMPKFNEAYFDYCRYFNATKAEQAARYGSNFGTLLLFQGHSRLDAYAAVQTGDAKLAARAWDKFYNSDGYKESAPWKTEALSGPVALVAGSEAAWVSTNDTALYGLAAIENLALLGDKMPS from the coding sequence ATGTCCCCCATCCCCCGCAGATCCATTCTCAAGGCGGCCGCCGTCGCCGGTGCCGCCGCCCAGTTCAGCTGGGCGCTGGGAGCCAAGGACGTGCAGGCCGCGCCCGGAGCCGCCGAGGCCGACGACTCGCCCGTGACCCTGGACTGGCTGGAGGACGGCGGTCTCGGTGCCGCGCCCGGTTCCACCGTCGGTGTCCCCTGGCCCAAGGGCGTCTTCCAGGAGGGCCAGAAGTTCGCGGTCCGGGACGCCGACGGCAAGGCCGTGCCCGTCCAGTCCTGGCCGATCGCCTACTGGCCCGACGGCTCGCTCAAGTGGACCGCCCACGCGGTCAGTTCGGGCAACGGCAAGCTCTCGCTGAGCGCCGGAGACGCCGCCGTGCCCGACAAGAAGGTCACCGTCGACCAGGGCGGCGGCGCCATCACGGTCTCCACCGGTGTCATCACCGTGAAGATCGGCAGATCCGGCGCCACCCTCGTCAAGTCGGTCACCCGCGGGTCGACGGAGATCGCCAGGAACGGGCGGCTCGTGCTGATCCGCCAGCCCGAGATCGAGGACGAGGACCAGGGCACGGTGAAGACCGAGCGTTTCGAGGGAGCCGTCTCCGCGGTCACCGTCGAGCAGTCGGGCCCGGTCCGCGCGGTCGTCAGGATCGACGGCAAGCACCGCAAGGGCGACCGGAGTTGGCTGCCGTTCTCGATCCGCCTCTACTTCTACGCGGGCGCCGACTCCTTCCGCATGGTGCACACCATCACCTACGACGGCACCCAGGAACCCGGCAAGGCGAGCGGCGACTTCATCCGCGGCCTCGGCGTCCGCTTCGACGTGCCGATGCGCGACCAGTCCTACGACCGCCACATCCGCATCGGCGGCGAGGGCACCGGCCTGCTGCGGGAGGCCGTCAAGGGCATCACCGGACTGCGCCGCGACCCCGGCATCGCCGTGCAGGAGGCCCAGTACGCGGGCAAGAAGCTGCCCGACCCGTCCACCTGGGACCAGCGGGTCACCACCCGGCTCCAGTACATCCCCGAGTGGGGCGACTACACCCTCTCCCAGCTCTCCGCCGACGGCTTCACCGTGCGCAAGCGCACCAAGAAGGGCCACGGCTGGATCGGTGCCGGCGGCGGTCGGCGGGCCTCCGGCTTCGGTTACGTCGGTGGCGCGAGCGGCGGATTCTCCTTCGGGCTGCGGGACTTCTGGGAGCGGCACCCCTCCCAGCTCGACATCCGCGACGCCCAGACGGACGAGGCCGAGGTCACCCTCTGGCTCTGGTCGCCCGAGGCCCAGCCCATGGACCTGCGCTTCTACCACGACGGCATGGGCCAGGACACCTTCGCCGAACAGCTCGAGGGCCTCAACATCACCTACGAGGACTACGAGCCCGAGTTCGGCACGCCCTACGGCATCGCCCGCACCTCGGAACTGCTGTTCTGGGCCAACGAGTCGACGCCGTCCCCGGAAGCCCTGGCCCAACAGGTCGAGGCCGTACGGGTGCTGCCGCAGCTCGCCGCCCCGCCCAGGCAGCTCATCAAGGCGAAGGTGTTCGGGCCGGGCCTCTACTCCGAGCCCGACCGGTCCACCCCGGCCAAGGCGAAGATCGAGGACCACCTCGACTTCCTCTTCACCTACTACAAGGACCAGGTGGAGCAGCGCCGCTGGTACGGCTTCTGGGACCACGGCGACATCATGCACACCTACGACACCGTCCGGCACCAGTGGCGGTACGACATCGGCGGCTACGCCTGGGACAACTCCGAGCTCTCGCCGGACCTCTGGCTGTGGTTCGCGTACCTCAGGTCGGGTCGCGCGGACATCTTCCGGTTCGCCGAGTCCATGACCCGGCACACCGGCGAGGTCGACGTCTACCACCTCGGCAAGTGGGCCGGGCTCGGCACCCGGCACGGTGTGCAGCACTACGCCGACAGCGCGAAGCAGCAGCGGATCGCCAACACGACGTACCGCCGCTACTACTACTTCCTCACCGCGGACGAGCGCGTCGGCGACCTCATGCACGCCAACGTCGACTCCGACGAGACCTTCCTCGTGCTCGACCCGCTGCGCAAGGTGCGCACCGACCCGTACACGCCCGACCGGCACGCCCTGTCGGTCGGCTTCGGCACGGACTGGAGCGGGCTGGTCTCGGCCTGGCTGACCGAGTGGGAGCGCAAGGGGCCCAAGTGGGAGAAGGCCAAGGCGCGCGTCCTGTCGACGATGGAGGGCATCGCCGCACAGCCCAACGGCTTCGTGCAGGGCAGCGGCCTGTACGACCTCGACACGGGCAGGTTCGCGGTGGCCGCGACGCCGGTCGTCGGGGTCTCGCACCTGTCCGCCGTGTTCGGTCTCAACGAGCTGTGCGCCGAGCTCATCGACCTCGTCGACATGCCGAAGTTCAACGAGGCGTACTTCGACTACTGCCGCTACTTCAACGCCACCAAGGCCGAGCAGGCGGCCCGCTACGGGTCCAACTTCGGGACGCTGCTGCTGTTCCAGGGGCACTCGCGGCTCGACGCGTACGCGGCCGTGCAGACCGGGGACGCGAAGCTCGCCGCTCGCGCGTGGGACAAGTTCTACAACTCCGACGGGTACAAGGAGTCGGCGCCCTGGAAGACGGAGGCGTTGAGCGGGCCGGTCGCGTTGGTGGCGGGCAGTGAGGCGGCCTGGGTGTCGACCAACGACACCGCGCTGTACGGGCTTGCCGCCATCGAGAACCTGGCGTTGCTCGGGGACAAGATGCCTTCGTAG
- a CDS encoding carbohydrate ABC transporter permease yields MTTVTSPVVRTANERRRFGSIAWHLGALVILAVILYPVIWVLGASFKPSKDIIASIDLLPAKPVWANFSGLADGISGISISSFFLNSLTYAGLAVAGVVLSSSLTAYAFAKIRFAGRNLLFTLMIGTLLLPYHVLLIPQYVMFRKLELVDTLVPLVAGKFLATEAFFVFLMVQFMRGLPRELDEAAKLDGCGHLRTYWSIVLPLCRPALITSAIFTFINAWNDFMGPLIYLNTPSKYTVSLGLMMFRDQEGISNYGSMIAMSLVALVPVIAFFMAFQRYLIDGMATSGLK; encoded by the coding sequence GTGACCACCGTGACCAGCCCGGTCGTGCGCACCGCGAACGAGCGGCGGCGCTTCGGATCGATCGCCTGGCATCTCGGCGCGCTCGTCATCCTCGCGGTCATCCTGTACCCGGTGATCTGGGTCCTCGGCGCCTCGTTCAAGCCGAGCAAGGACATCATCGCCAGCATCGACCTGCTGCCCGCCAAGCCGGTCTGGGCGAACTTCTCCGGCCTCGCCGACGGCATCTCCGGCATCTCCATCAGCAGCTTCTTCCTGAACTCGCTGACCTACGCGGGTCTCGCCGTGGCCGGCGTGGTGCTCTCCAGCTCCCTGACCGCGTACGCCTTCGCCAAGATCCGCTTTGCCGGGCGGAACCTGCTGTTCACGCTGATGATCGGCACCCTGCTGCTGCCGTACCACGTGCTGCTCATCCCGCAGTACGTGATGTTCCGCAAGCTGGAACTCGTGGACACGCTGGTGCCGCTCGTGGCCGGCAAGTTCCTGGCGACGGAGGCGTTCTTCGTCTTCCTGATGGTGCAGTTCATGCGCGGGCTGCCGCGCGAGCTGGACGAGGCCGCCAAGCTCGACGGCTGCGGGCACCTGAGGACCTACTGGTCGATCGTGCTGCCGCTGTGCCGTCCCGCCCTCATCACCAGCGCGATCTTCACCTTCATCAACGCGTGGAACGACTTCATGGGGCCGTTGATCTACCTCAACACTCCCTCCAAGTACACCGTCTCGCTCGGCCTGATGATGTTCCGCGACCAGGAGGGCATCTCCAACTACGGCAGCATGATCGCGATGTCGCTGGTGGCGCTGGTGCCGGTCATCGCCTTCTTCATGGCCTTCCAGCGGTATCTGATCGACGGTATGGCGACCTCCGGACTGAAGTGA
- a CDS encoding sugar ABC transporter permease: MTLVKEAPVRPAGKRPAAPAAGRRGRRRENLAGYLFMSPWIAGFLLLTAGPMIASLYYAFTRYNLFTPPEWVGFDNFTTMFQDPRWQKSVEVTLKYVVVATPLKLLLALGVALLLAQSRRGQGLYRAAFYMPSLIGASVSVGFVWRALFSDDAIVDRTQKIFGVDVGGWIGNPDYVLYSLVALSIWQFGAPMVIFLAGLKQVPRELYEAAEVDGAGPLRRFWNITLPMISPVLFFNVLLESIHAFQVFGSAYVVSDTRCGPADATLVYTCYLYQKGFKEAQMGFAAAMAWSLVVAVALVTAVLFWSQKKWVHYEEAAK, from the coding sequence ATGACGCTCGTCAAGGAAGCGCCCGTGCGCCCGGCCGGGAAGCGGCCCGCCGCTCCCGCCGCCGGGCGGCGCGGGCGGCGCCGCGAGAACCTCGCCGGCTATCTCTTCATGTCGCCGTGGATCGCGGGATTCCTGCTGCTCACGGCGGGGCCGATGATCGCGTCGCTGTACTACGCGTTCACCCGGTACAACCTGTTCACCCCGCCCGAGTGGGTGGGCTTCGACAACTTCACGACGATGTTCCAGGACCCGCGCTGGCAGAAGTCGGTGGAGGTCACGCTCAAGTACGTCGTCGTGGCCACCCCGCTGAAGCTGCTGCTCGCGCTCGGGGTCGCGCTGCTGCTCGCGCAGAGCCGGCGCGGACAGGGGCTGTACCGGGCCGCGTTCTACATGCCCTCCCTCATCGGCGCCAGCGTCTCCGTCGGCTTCGTGTGGAGGGCGCTGTTCTCGGACGACGCGATCGTGGACCGTACGCAGAAGATCTTCGGCGTCGACGTGGGCGGCTGGATCGGCAACCCGGACTACGTCCTCTACTCCCTGGTGGCCCTGAGCATCTGGCAGTTCGGGGCGCCGATGGTGATCTTCCTGGCCGGTCTCAAGCAGGTCCCCCGGGAGCTGTACGAGGCCGCCGAGGTGGACGGGGCCGGCCCCTTGCGCAGGTTCTGGAACATCACGCTGCCGATGATCTCCCCGGTGCTGTTCTTCAACGTGCTGCTGGAGTCGATCCACGCGTTCCAGGTGTTCGGCTCCGCCTACGTCGTCTCCGACACCCGGTGCGGGCCCGCGGACGCCACCCTCGTCTACACCTGCTACCTCTACCAGAAGGGCTTCAAGGAGGCCCAGATGGGCTTCGCCGCCGCGATGGCCTGGTCGCTGGTGGTGGCGGTGGCGCTGGTCACGGCGGTCCTGTTCTGGTCGCAGAAGAAGTGGGTGCACTACGAGGAGGCCGCCAAGTGA
- a CDS encoding extracellular solute-binding protein: MGTNRNVERRTILKAAGATAATLGLAATTGCGGDSGSSGDGTVTLRYAWWGGEPRTIAIKKTIALFEKKYPKIKIKPEFTDYEAFWEKFQTQASGGNPPDVFQNAVGFLRKYDKRGVLLDLKQQADAGNLSLDNFRNGVLANGQVDGKQIAVPVGANTMSLVIDLKAFKKAGVEAKFGWTWDEYFAALQTIQDKLKIAGDTGYFSIMYLYDLYLRQNGKAFFTDSDLGFTEDDLTQWWTDGYKRVKSGLVADPKKIEQVKPKSGLSAGLAASEFTWDNFSIRYEGEGESDYGLAPIPTTDGKNTGQYLGSLMLSAFSETKHPKEAAQFISFMVHDPEVGAIMGYDRGILATTEQYDAFKPTDPNNKGVAAYEDEVAKAGVLGKITPHPSGADVIEAAFLRLGGEVAQGKSKPADAAKSLFSEAKAAFAG; this comes from the coding sequence GTGGGAACCAACAGGAATGTCGAGAGGCGAACGATCCTGAAGGCGGCCGGGGCTACAGCGGCGACGCTGGGGCTGGCCGCGACGACGGGGTGCGGTGGTGACAGCGGCAGTTCCGGAGACGGAACCGTGACGCTGCGTTACGCCTGGTGGGGTGGCGAGCCGCGCACCATCGCCATCAAGAAGACGATCGCGCTCTTCGAGAAGAAGTACCCGAAGATCAAGATCAAGCCCGAATTCACCGACTACGAGGCGTTCTGGGAGAAGTTCCAGACCCAGGCCTCCGGCGGTAATCCGCCGGACGTTTTCCAGAATGCGGTCGGTTTCCTGCGCAAGTACGACAAGCGCGGTGTTCTGCTGGATCTCAAGCAGCAGGCGGACGCCGGGAATCTGAGCCTCGACAACTTCCGCAACGGCGTTCTGGCGAACGGTCAGGTCGACGGCAAGCAGATAGCCGTTCCGGTCGGCGCCAACACCATGTCGCTCGTCATCGACCTCAAGGCCTTCAAGAAGGCGGGCGTCGAGGCGAAGTTCGGCTGGACCTGGGACGAGTACTTCGCCGCGCTCCAGACGATCCAGGACAAGCTGAAGATCGCCGGTGACACCGGTTACTTCAGCATCATGTACCTCTACGACCTGTATCTGCGTCAGAACGGAAAGGCCTTCTTCACCGACTCCGATCTCGGCTTCACCGAGGACGATCTGACGCAGTGGTGGACGGACGGCTACAAGCGCGTCAAGTCCGGGCTCGTCGCCGACCCGAAGAAGATCGAGCAGGTCAAGCCCAAGTCCGGTCTCTCGGCGGGCCTCGCCGCGTCCGAGTTCACCTGGGACAACTTCTCCATCCGCTACGAGGGCGAGGGCGAGTCGGACTACGGGCTCGCGCCGATCCCCACCACGGACGGAAAGAACACCGGCCAGTACCTCGGTTCGCTGATGCTGAGCGCCTTCTCCGAGACCAAGCACCCCAAGGAGGCCGCCCAGTTCATCTCCTTCATGGTCCACGACCCCGAGGTCGGCGCGATCATGGGCTACGACCGCGGCATCCTCGCCACCACCGAGCAGTACGACGCGTTCAAGCCCACCGATCCCAACAACAAGGGTGTCGCGGCCTACGAGGACGAGGTAGCCAAGGCCGGGGTGCTCGGGAAGATCACCCCGCACCCGTCCGGCGCCGATGTCATCGAGGCGGCGTTCCTGCGCCTCGGCGGTGAGGTCGCCCAGGGCAAGTCCAAGCCGGCCGATGCCGCCAAGTCGCTGTTCAGCGAGGCCAAGGCCGCGTTCGCGGGCTGA
- a CDS encoding TIGR02611 family protein, whose translation MNTGSDEPREVAVADEQTGNKSDEAHDEQGLGSRAPEFIRSRRLLHLSWQVLVFVIGLAVVVAGIIMLPLPGPGWVVIFGGMAIWATEFVWAQLVLRWTKRKVTEAAQRALDPKVRRRNIILTSIGLVIIGVILGVYLWKFGFEMPWNIKDQ comes from the coding sequence ATGAATACGGGGAGTGACGAGCCGCGCGAGGTCGCCGTGGCGGACGAGCAGACCGGCAACAAGTCGGACGAGGCGCACGACGAGCAGGGGCTCGGTTCCAGGGCGCCGGAATTCATCAGGTCGCGGCGGCTGCTGCACCTGAGCTGGCAGGTCCTGGTCTTCGTGATCGGCCTCGCGGTGGTGGTCGCCGGCATCATCATGCTGCCGCTGCCGGGCCCCGGCTGGGTCGTGATCTTCGGCGGTATGGCGATCTGGGCGACCGAGTTCGTCTGGGCCCAGCTCGTGCTCCGCTGGACCAAGCGCAAGGTGACCGAGGCGGCCCAGCGCGCCCTCGACCCCAAGGTGCGCCGGCGCAACATCATCCTGACCTCGATCGGCCTGGTGATCATCGGCGTGATCCTCGGGGTCTACCTGTGGAAGTTCGGTTTCGAGATGCCCTGGAACATCAAGGACCAGTGA
- a CDS encoding SsgA family sporulation/cell division regulator, with protein MNTTVSCELHLRLVVSSESSLPVPAGLRYDTADPYAVHATFHTGAEETVEWVFARDLLAEGLHRPTGTGDVRVWPSRSHGQGVVCIALSSPEGEALLEAPARALESFLKRTDAAVPPGTEHRHFDLDQELSHILAES; from the coding sequence ATGAACACCACGGTCAGCTGCGAGCTGCACCTGCGCCTCGTTGTGTCGAGCGAGTCCTCCCTGCCTGTCCCCGCAGGCCTGCGGTACGACACGGCCGACCCCTACGCCGTGCACGCCACCTTCCACACCGGAGCCGAGGAGACCGTCGAGTGGGTGTTCGCCCGCGACCTCCTCGCGGAGGGCCTCCACCGGCCCACCGGAACCGGCGACGTCCGAGTCTGGCCGTCGCGCAGCCACGGTCAGGGCGTCGTCTGCATCGCCCTGAGCTCTCCTGAAGGCGAGGCACTGCTCGAGGCCCCGGCGCGGGCCCTGGAGTCGTTCCTGAAGCGGACGGACGCCGCCGTGCCCCCGGGCACGGAGCATCGCCACTTCGATCTGGATCAGGAGCTCTCGCACATCCTGGCGGAAAGCTAG
- a CDS encoding CGNR zinc finger domain-containing protein, translated as MLITHDTRCALDTVVDLVNTAPEDDASADALPDVAALAEFVRNHEISDVGVLSEFDLSAVRKIRGRFASVFAAEDARAAATLINELVAAAGTTPRLTDHDGYDWHVHYFAPGASVADHLAADCGMALAFFVVAGEQERLRRCEAPDCRRAFVDLSRNRSRRYCDSRTCGNRLHVAAYRARRKEAAG; from the coding sequence GTGCTGATCACCCACGACACCCGGTGCGCCCTCGACACCGTGGTCGATCTGGTGAACACCGCACCGGAGGACGACGCGTCCGCGGACGCGCTGCCGGATGTCGCGGCGCTCGCGGAATTCGTACGAAACCACGAGATCAGCGATGTCGGGGTGCTCTCGGAGTTCGACCTGTCGGCCGTGCGCAAGATCCGCGGCCGGTTCGCCTCGGTGTTCGCCGCCGAGGACGCCCGGGCCGCCGCCACCCTCATCAACGAGCTGGTCGCCGCCGCGGGCACCACCCCCCGGCTCACGGACCACGACGGCTACGACTGGCATGTGCACTACTTCGCGCCGGGCGCCTCCGTCGCCGACCATCTGGCGGCCGACTGCGGGATGGCGCTGGCGTTCTTCGTGGTGGCCGGGGAGCAAGAGCGGCTGCGGCGCTGCGAGGCGCCCGACTGCCGACGGGCCTTCGTGGACCTGTCCCGCAACCGCTCGCGACGCTACTGCGACAGCCGGACCTGCGGGAACCGTCTGCATGTGGCCGCGTACCGGGCGCGGCGCAAGGAGGCGGCGGGCTGA
- a CDS encoding DsbA family protein, with protein MSDPSPVRPAAPVLEVWCDLQCPDCRDALDDVRALRARYGDRLDLRLRHFPLEKNKHAFAAAQAAEEALEQGRGWEYVEAVLGRVEELGRKGEPFLVETARELGLDAEEFDTALIDGRHILIVDADQAEGKAIGVSGTPTYVIDGERLDGGKSQAGLRERIEEIADRLLAGQE; from the coding sequence ATGAGCGACCCCTCCCCCGTTCGTCCGGCCGCGCCCGTCCTCGAGGTCTGGTGCGATCTGCAGTGCCCGGACTGCCGTGACGCGCTGGACGACGTCCGGGCCCTGCGGGCCCGCTACGGCGACCGTCTGGACCTGCGGCTGCGGCACTTCCCGTTGGAGAAGAACAAGCACGCCTTCGCCGCCGCGCAGGCCGCCGAGGAGGCCCTGGAGCAGGGCAGGGGCTGGGAGTACGTCGAGGCCGTCCTGGGGCGCGTCGAGGAGCTGGGCCGCAAGGGAGAGCCCTTCCTGGTCGAGACGGCCCGCGAACTGGGGCTCGACGCCGAGGAGTTCGACACCGCGCTGATCGACGGCCGGCACATCCTGATCGTGGACGCCGACCAGGCCGAGGGCAAGGCGATCGGGGTGAGCGGGACGCCGACGTACGTCATCGACGGCGAGCGGCTCGACGGCGGCAAGTCCCAGGCGGGGCTGCGCGAGCGGATCGAGGAGATCGCGGACCGGCTCCTCGCGGGGCAGGAGTGA